The Microbacterium sp. KUDC0406 genome includes a window with the following:
- a CDS encoding M3 family metallopeptidase, with amino-acid sequence MDGSDGGCRARRGLRRNLPEGLDADAARVRDHLLRDFRRGGADRDEATRARAQELAARDTDLGLAFSRNIREGRREIRVAPEALAGLPGDFVAQHPVGDDGLVALSTDATDVMPVNSYATDRGTRLALTAARADLAWPENDGVLAELLDVRQQRADLLGYGNWSDYETEDRMAGSSARVASFLDEVDEASAAASAREYELLLARLREEVPEAEAVTTADQQYLLTRMHAERFTVDSQEVRSYLSFERVLGGLLATTGRLFGIGYEPVDVRTWHEDVRSYDVVRDGARIGRIHLDLHPRDGKFNHAACFGIAPGVRGRVLPEAALVCNFPTGLMEHRQVQTFFHEFGHLVHEILGGDQEWVAFSGVATEWDFVEAPSQMLEEWVWDVEVLQAFAVNDAGQPIPAGLVERMREADAFGRALLVRTQLGHARVSYHLHIDRPADLAAATDHWYDVSTPVAKLAGTHSYAGFGHLTGYGSCYYTYQWSLVIARDLLTGFSGLLDPESAARYRREILEPGGSRDAADLVESFLGRPFTVDAYREFLGS; translated from the coding sequence ATGGACGGCTCTGATGGCGGATGCCGCGCTCGCCGCGGTCTTCGCCGAAACCTCCCCGAGGGCCTCGATGCGGATGCCGCGCGTGTGCGCGACCACCTGCTGCGCGACTTCCGCCGCGGCGGCGCCGACCGCGACGAGGCGACCAGAGCGAGGGCGCAGGAGCTCGCCGCTCGCGACACCGACCTCGGCCTGGCCTTCTCGCGCAACATCCGCGAGGGCCGGCGCGAGATCCGCGTCGCACCCGAGGCGCTCGCGGGACTGCCCGGCGACTTCGTGGCGCAGCATCCGGTCGGGGATGACGGGCTGGTCGCGCTCTCCACGGACGCGACCGACGTGATGCCGGTGAACAGCTACGCCACCGATCGCGGTACCCGCCTCGCTCTGACCGCGGCACGCGCCGACCTCGCCTGGCCCGAGAACGACGGTGTGCTCGCCGAGCTGCTCGACGTGCGCCAGCAGCGAGCCGACCTCCTCGGCTACGGCAACTGGTCCGACTACGAGACCGAGGACCGGATGGCGGGCTCCAGCGCCCGCGTCGCGAGCTTCCTCGACGAGGTCGACGAGGCCTCCGCTGCGGCATCCGCCCGCGAATACGAGCTGCTCCTCGCTCGCCTGCGCGAGGAGGTGCCCGAGGCGGAGGCCGTCACCACGGCCGACCAGCAGTACCTGCTGACGCGGATGCATGCCGAGCGATTCACCGTCGACTCGCAGGAGGTGCGTTCCTACCTGTCGTTCGAACGCGTGCTCGGCGGCCTGCTCGCGACCACGGGCCGGCTGTTCGGCATCGGCTACGAACCCGTCGACGTGCGGACCTGGCATGAGGACGTGCGCTCCTACGACGTGGTGCGGGACGGTGCCAGGATCGGCCGCATCCACCTCGACCTGCATCCCCGTGACGGCAAGTTCAACCACGCCGCATGCTTCGGCATCGCGCCCGGCGTGCGCGGGCGCGTGCTGCCCGAGGCGGCGCTGGTGTGCAACTTCCCGACCGGGCTGATGGAGCACCGTCAGGTGCAGACCTTCTTCCACGAGTTCGGGCACCTCGTGCACGAGATCCTCGGTGGCGACCAGGAGTGGGTCGCGTTCTCGGGGGTGGCCACCGAATGGGACTTCGTCGAGGCACCCAGCCAGATGCTCGAGGAGTGGGTGTGGGACGTCGAGGTGCTGCAGGCCTTCGCCGTGAACGATGCCGGACAGCCGATCCCCGCCGGGCTGGTGGAGCGGATGCGGGAGGCCGACGCCTTCGGCCGCGCCCTGCTCGTGCGCACGCAGCTCGGTCACGCTCGCGTCTCGTACCACCTGCACATCGACCGTCCGGCCGACCTGGCCGCGGCGACGGACCACTGGTACGACGTCTCGACACCGGTCGCGAAACTCGCCGGCACGCACTCCTACGCGGGGTTCGGGCACCTCACCGGGTACGGCTCCTGCTACTACACCTATCAGTGGAGCCTCGTGATCGCCCGCGACCTGCTGACCGGATTCTCCGGCCTGCTCGACCCCGAGTCGGCCGCGCGCTACCGCCGCGAGATCCTCGAGCCGGGCGGCAGCCGGGATGCCGCCGACCTGGTCGAGTCGTTCCTGGGACGCCCGTTCACCGTCGACGCATACCGGGAGTTCCTCGGCTCCTGA